GAATATTTGCACCAATTCTAGGAGTGTTAGCTGCTACAGGAATGATTAAAGGTTTTAACGCTTTGTTTGTTGCAATAGGTCTGTACACGAATACAGATGGAACTTACTATATGTTACATGCTATCGGTGATTCGTTATTCTATTTCTTTCCTATCTTTTTAGGTTTTTCAGCAATGAAAAAATTTGGCGGAAATCATTTTGTGGGAATGGCAATAGGTGCAGCATTAGTTTACCCAACACTTACTGGTCTAACTAGCGGTGAGCCAATGTACACTTTATTTTCTGGATCATTATTTGAATCACCTATTCATATAACGTTCCTTGGAATACCCGTTATTTTAATGAGTTATGCATCTTCTGTTATTCCAATTGTTTTGGCAACTTTTGTAGGTTCAAAATTGGAAAAATGGCTTGAAAAAGTAATTTCTGATGTTGTAAAAACATTTCTTGTACCATTCTTTACATTGTTAGTAATCGTTCCACTTACTTTCCTTATAATTGGACCAATAGCAACATGGATCGGTTCATTTTTAGGACAAGCTGGAGTTTGGATCTATGATCTGAGTCCAATATTGGCAGGTCTTGTATTAGGTGGATTATGGCAAGTGTTTGTAATGTTTGGACTTCATTGGGGTTTTATTCCGATAGCAATTAACAACATAGCCGTATTCGGTGATGACTTTATATTAGCTTTAATTTCAGCGACAGCTTTAGCAACTACCGGTGTGGTACTTGGTGTAATGGCTAAGACAAAGGATCAAAAAATTAAAACGCTAGGTATACCAGCTGCTATTTCAAGTGTCTTTGGTGTATCAGAGCCGGCGCTTTATGGGATTACACTACCTTTAAAAAGACCTTTTATTCTAACTTTAATCACCTCTGCAGTTGGTGGAGGTATTATGGGAGCAATGGGAACTAAAGTATACATGCTTGGTGGACTTGGACTTTTTGGTATACCATCTAAAATTGGCCCTAATGGTTTAGACCTCGGTTTCTG
The nucleotide sequence above comes from Paraliobacillus zengyii. Encoded proteins:
- a CDS encoding beta-glucoside-specific PTS transporter subunit IIABC gives rise to the protein MKYEQLAKDIIEYVGGKENVNSVVHCVTRLRFKLKDEDKANTDVLKDIDGVVTVMKSGGQYQVVIGNHVPDVYKAVVDIGGFGNESSADEEENENQSLFNKFIDIISGIFAPILGVLAATGMIKGFNALFVAIGLYTNTDGTYYMLHAIGDSLFYFFPIFLGFSAMKKFGGNHFVGMAIGAALVYPTLTGLTSGEPMYTLFSGSLFESPIHITFLGIPVILMSYASSVIPIVLATFVGSKLEKWLEKVISDVVKTFLVPFFTLLVIVPLTFLIIGPIATWIGSFLGQAGVWIYDLSPILAGLVLGGLWQVFVMFGLHWGFIPIAINNIAVFGDDFILALISATALATTGVVLGVMAKTKDQKIKTLGIPAAISSVFGVSEPALYGITLPLKRPFILTLITSAVGGGIMGAMGTKVYMLGGLGLFGIPSKIGPNGLDLGFWGGMIAMAVNLVLGFILAYFFGLSKEQQKSGSNQEKDNNVSIKIQNEDIVSPLKGTVIELSEVKDEAFSTGALGKGLAIDPIEGILVSPASGTVSALFPTKHAVGITTDNGSEILLHIGLDTVQLEGKFFTTFVKQGDRIEEGQKLIEFDIVQIKQAGFSVVTPILITNKDDYKEISMTDKEKINTGNHLISTVVQPL